A part of Candidatus Electrothrix aestuarii genomic DNA contains:
- a CDS encoding CZB domain-containing protein gives MNKNEVVATLKGAVLSHKKWVADARALIEGVPLEKDKVPVNPTECAFGQWYYSFGQNLREVPGFNAIEESHNNLHKTYMEIFAILFGEGSEPSFFSRLIGRSHKVIAANREEAMKKFNTLEQQSKQITTQLAQLEKIITALSEKQFEKYSSQD, from the coding sequence ATGAACAAGAATGAAGTTGTTGCAACACTGAAGGGCGCAGTTCTGAGTCATAAAAAATGGGTTGCTGATGCCCGTGCTTTAATCGAGGGTGTTCCTCTTGAAAAGGACAAGGTACCTGTTAATCCGACAGAATGTGCCTTCGGACAATGGTATTATTCATTTGGACAGAACCTACGTGAAGTACCCGGTTTTAATGCTATTGAGGAGTCGCACAATAATCTGCACAAGACCTATATGGAGATATTCGCAATCCTCTTTGGCGAGGGAAGTGAACCGTCCTTTTTCAGCAGGTTAATCGGTCGTTCCCATAAAGTCATTGCGGCGAATCGTGAAGAAGCTATGAAAAAATTCAACACCCTGGAGCAACAATCCAAGCAGATAACAACCCAGCTGGCCCAGCTGGAAAAAATAATTACAGCTCTGAGTGAAAAGCAGTTTGAAAAATACTCTTCTCAGGACTAG
- a CDS encoding ATP-binding cassette domain-containing protein, giving the protein MITTNNIGLSYGKRVIFKEVNIKFTPGNCYGLIGANGAGKSTFLKILSGEIDPDQGDVSITPGQRIAVLRQDHFAFDEHTVMNTVIMGHQELYEIMAERDAIYAKTDFTEEDGIRSGELEIQFGEMNGYEAESEAAVLLKGLGVDEDLLQKKMKELEGTEKVRVLLAQALFGSPDILLLDEPTNHLDIRTITWLENFLSRFQNTVIIVSHDRHFLNQVCTHMADIDFGMIKVYVGNYDFWQQASELNFRQKESESKKAKAKEQELKSFIQRFSSNASKAKQATSRKKLLEKLTVEDMPVSSRKYPYIEFKPERPCGDVILEIEGLSKEVDGVTMFKDFDLTVNKGDKIAFVGPNSLAKSTLFQILAGELEPDSGSFRWGVTITPTYFPKENASYFEDDSLDLVTWLRQFASAKEDESFVRGFLGRMLFSGEEALKNTSVLSGGERVRCMLSRMMLSGANALVLDEPTNHLDLESITSLNNALQSYSEVVLFASHDHQLVSTVANRIIEFFPDRIVDEMMDFDDYLAARDGDLSADYSEQKAA; this is encoded by the coding sequence ATGATCACAACAAATAATATAGGGCTCTCCTATGGCAAGAGAGTTATTTTTAAAGAAGTCAATATCAAGTTCACTCCGGGAAATTGCTACGGTCTGATCGGTGCCAATGGTGCGGGTAAATCCACTTTTCTCAAGATCTTGTCTGGAGAAATTGACCCGGATCAGGGAGATGTCTCTATTACCCCAGGCCAGCGGATTGCTGTCTTGCGTCAGGACCATTTTGCCTTTGATGAGCATACAGTTATGAATACCGTGATCATGGGGCATCAGGAGCTCTATGAGATCATGGCTGAGCGTGATGCAATCTACGCTAAGACAGATTTTACCGAGGAAGACGGTATTCGTTCTGGCGAGTTGGAGATACAATTTGGGGAAATGAACGGTTATGAGGCTGAGTCTGAGGCAGCAGTCCTGCTTAAAGGCCTTGGTGTTGACGAGGATCTGCTCCAGAAAAAGATGAAAGAGCTGGAAGGGACAGAAAAGGTTCGGGTCTTACTGGCTCAGGCACTGTTCGGTTCCCCAGACATCCTCCTCTTGGATGAGCCTACCAACCATCTGGATATTCGCACTATTACCTGGCTGGAAAACTTCCTTTCACGCTTTCAGAATACCGTTATCATTGTTTCCCATGATCGGCATTTTCTTAATCAGGTTTGTACCCATATGGCGGATATTGATTTCGGTATGATCAAGGTCTATGTGGGCAACTACGATTTCTGGCAGCAGGCCAGTGAGCTGAATTTTCGCCAGAAAGAGAGCGAGAGTAAAAAGGCCAAGGCCAAAGAACAGGAGCTTAAATCATTTATTCAGCGTTTTAGTTCTAATGCCTCGAAGGCGAAACAGGCCACCTCCCGCAAGAAACTCTTGGAAAAGCTTACCGTCGAAGATATGCCGGTTTCTTCCCGAAAATATCCCTATATCGAGTTTAAGCCGGAGCGCCCTTGTGGTGATGTGATTCTGGAGATTGAGGGGTTGAGCAAAGAGGTGGACGGGGTCACCATGTTCAAGGACTTTGATTTGACCGTGAATAAGGGTGATAAGATTGCCTTTGTTGGACCGAACTCTTTGGCAAAGAGTACCTTGTTTCAGATTCTGGCCGGAGAGCTGGAGCCGGATAGCGGTTCTTTTCGCTGGGGCGTGACCATTACACCTACCTATTTTCCCAAAGAGAATGCATCCTATTTTGAAGATGATAGCTTGGATCTGGTTACTTGGCTGCGACAGTTTGCCTCCGCCAAGGAAGACGAGAGTTTTGTTCGGGGATTTCTTGGCAGGATGCTTTTTTCCGGTGAGGAGGCTTTGAAAAATACCTCTGTTCTTTCTGGTGGTGAGCGGGTACGTTGCATGCTTTCCCGGATGATGCTTTCTGGGGCCAATGCGCTGGTACTGGACGAACCAACCAACCATCTGGATCTGGAATCCATTACCTCGCTCAATAATGCCCTGCAATCCTATTCTGAGGTGGTGCTTTTTGCCTCGCATGATCATCAGCTTGTCTCCACTGTCGCGAACAGGATTATTGAATTTTTCCCTGATCGTATTGTTGATGAGATGATGGATTTTGACGATTATCTGGCTGCCCGCGATGGCGATCTGTCAGCTGATTATTCCGAGCAAAAGGCCGCCTGA
- a CDS encoding transposase: MLTEIKASLPQTKENVRFIDYLFKSQRNGFYVNGKSKMTSARHAARYIGRYMARPALAEHKITNYDGEEVTFWYIDHKTEVKVTEAIPAKEFIQRLIDHIPLKGFKMVRHYGLYSRRTKTIAIEILMDCKRFIQKTFEFMKSDSRSLSWRERLVQSFGKDPLTCPNCKEKMFLWRIWHPDYGDIFDLSRDGPFVESKSKQECNKRNSSGRQVKWIPQLLPF; the protein is encoded by the coding sequence TTGCTGACTGAAATAAAGGCTAGCTTGCCGCAAACAAAAGAAAATGTAAGATTCATAGATTACCTGTTTAAAAGCCAACGTAATGGTTTTTATGTAAATGGTAAAAGCAAGATGACATCAGCAAGACATGCAGCTCGATATATTGGTCGCTATATGGCTCGTCCAGCATTGGCAGAGCACAAGATAACGAATTACGATGGTGAGGAAGTAACATTTTGGTATATTGATCATAAAACAGAAGTTAAAGTTACCGAAGCGATTCCAGCCAAAGAGTTCATACAACGATTAATTGACCATATCCCGCTAAAGGGATTCAAGATGGTCCGCCATTATGGGTTATATTCTCGACGTACAAAAACAATCGCGATAGAGATTTTGATGGACTGTAAACGTTTTATCCAGAAGACTTTTGAATTCATGAAAAGTGATTCAAGGTCATTGAGCTGGAGAGAGCGTCTAGTACAGAGTTTCGGGAAAGATCCGTTAACATGTCCAAACTGTAAAGAAAAAATGTTTTTATGGCGGATTTGGCATCCTGACTATGGAGATATCTTTGATCTGAGCAGAGACGGACCTTTTGTGGAAAGCAAGAGTAAACAAGAATGCAACAAGAGAAACTCTTCGGGTCGGCAGGTTAAGTGGATACCGCAATTGCTTCCGTTTTAA
- a CDS encoding transposase: MFTIPQELRKIIFSDRMLIKIMMDCASKAAVEVLQSKGVDAVPGILLVVHTFGRDLKFNPHVHMLMTEGGLTSSNQWVDIPFLPYGLLRKNGNIIC; the protein is encoded by the coding sequence GTGTTTACCATTCCACAAGAACTCCGAAAGATAATTTTTAGTGATCGTATGCTGATCAAGATTATGATGGATTGTGCTTCAAAAGCGGCTGTGGAAGTACTTCAAAGTAAAGGAGTTGATGCTGTTCCGGGAATTCTATTAGTTGTCCATACGTTTGGAAGAGATCTTAAGTTTAATCCGCATGTCCATATGTTAATGACAGAAGGAGGATTAACATCTTCCAATCAGTGGGTTGATATTCCATTTTTGCCATATGGTCTGCTTAGAAAAAATGGCAATATTATTTGCTGA
- a CDS encoding HAMP domain-containing sensor histidine kinase, which produces MSLSGSIRGRLLLWIFLAGSCMVLLLDFVLLHRVQEGAFQSIDNILHSKLQLMKGLIHAHGDYVEVELAEVARGEYSLPNSGHYYQVFIQDELYMSSPSLQPRQFNLISDRPESHNEEAGEWVYRTSGPNNEPLLVLRNDFDIKGKVVSVRIAESLVETLNMLSSVERFFCVLTPFFFFLTGVVGYFVSSHALRPLTTFGDALEQITHKNLNERIGPNGFASELHIFAERFNSLLERLQTAFEAEKELIANAAHELKTPLAVIRAECDITLMKERSVEEYAESLREVKTVSDTMLRQVNGMLTLARLDAGILSTSFQPITINHCLDNAVRLVAPLAKEHQVGIRREEEAEVTVLGDKEALTEALSNLLENAVYYNRPEGSISVLLQLQGEGKQVMLSIEDTGIGIPEEELEQVFQKFYRSENVQTIKGTGLGLSITRAIVLGHQGDIQVRNVETGGVCFTISLPLYASEQRPGQKFDHLGAEKQKTY; this is translated from the coding sequence GTGAGTCTGAGTGGTTCAATACGGGGGAGGTTGCTGCTCTGGATTTTTCTTGCAGGTTCATGCATGGTTCTCCTGCTTGATTTTGTCCTGCTGCATAGGGTTCAGGAGGGTGCTTTTCAGTCGATTGATAATATACTGCACTCCAAGTTGCAGCTCATGAAGGGGCTCATCCATGCGCATGGGGATTATGTTGAGGTCGAACTTGCTGAAGTTGCCCGAGGAGAATACTCCTTGCCCAATTCAGGTCATTATTATCAGGTTTTTATCCAGGATGAGCTGTACATGAGCTCGCCCTCGCTGCAACCTCGCCAGTTCAATCTGATATCTGATAGACCGGAATCCCATAATGAGGAAGCTGGGGAGTGGGTGTACCGAACAAGCGGCCCCAATAATGAACCCTTGCTTGTTCTGAGAAATGATTTTGACATCAAGGGGAAGGTGGTTTCTGTGCGGATTGCGGAGTCCCTGGTTGAAACCCTGAACATGCTTTCCAGCGTGGAACGTTTTTTTTGCGTGCTTACACCATTTTTCTTTTTTCTGACTGGCGTTGTCGGGTACTTTGTATCATCACATGCCCTGCGTCCCTTAACTACCTTCGGTGATGCCCTGGAGCAGATAACCCACAAAAACCTGAACGAGCGGATCGGGCCTAACGGATTTGCCAGTGAGCTGCATATTTTTGCTGAACGTTTTAATTCCCTGCTGGAGCGTCTGCAAACCGCCTTTGAGGCGGAAAAAGAGCTGATCGCCAATGCTGCCCATGAGCTCAAAACGCCGCTGGCCGTTATTCGGGCAGAATGTGATATAACCCTGATGAAGGAGCGGTCAGTGGAGGAATATGCCGAGAGTCTGCGAGAGGTTAAGACTGTTTCAGACACCATGCTACGGCAGGTGAATGGTATGCTGACCCTGGCCCGGCTTGATGCGGGGATATTGTCCACTAGCTTTCAGCCGATTACCATTAATCATTGCCTTGATAATGCGGTGCGGCTTGTTGCTCCTCTGGCTAAGGAACACCAGGTAGGGATCCGTCGCGAAGAGGAGGCAGAGGTTACGGTCCTGGGAGATAAGGAGGCCCTGACAGAGGCGTTGTCCAACCTGCTTGAAAACGCGGTGTACTATAATCGCCCGGAGGGCTCTATATCTGTCCTTCTACAGCTTCAGGGAGAGGGAAAGCAGGTCATGCTCAGTATTGAGGATACCGGCATAGGTATTCCTGAAGAGGAGCTTGAACAGGTTTTTCAGAAATTCTATCGCTCAGAAAACGTACAAACGATTAAAGGGACTGGGCTTGGTTTAAGTATTACCAGGGCAATCGTTCTGGGGCATCAGGGCGATATCCAGGTTCGCAATGTAGAAACCGGAGGGGTCTGTTTCACCATAAGCCTGCCTCTGTACGCATCCGAGCAGAGACCTGGGCAGAAGTTTGATCATCTGGGTGCAGAAAAACAAAAAACATATTGA
- a CDS encoding response regulator transcription factor has translation MKVLIVEDEKRLATLLKKGLEEHAYAVDLCFDGEEGLYMAETYPYDAVLLDVMLPKMDGFTVLETLRTQGIDVPVLMLTARSEVESRVKGLNRGADDYIPKPFDFAELLARLTAVIRRNKGQPASTVQVADLCLDLNAKTASRAGKEITLSAKEYAVLEYLVLNKGRVISRTEFSEHVYDGDFDLDSNIIDVYINKLRNKVDKGFEQKLILTKRGVGYYIPKEE, from the coding sequence ATGAAAGTTCTTATTGTTGAGGATGAAAAGCGACTGGCAACACTGTTGAAAAAAGGGCTTGAAGAGCATGCCTATGCGGTTGACCTCTGTTTTGACGGCGAAGAGGGATTGTATATGGCTGAGACCTACCCTTATGACGCAGTGCTGCTTGATGTCATGCTGCCAAAAATGGATGGCTTTACAGTGCTTGAGACCTTGCGCACGCAGGGGATTGATGTGCCTGTGCTCATGCTCACGGCCCGCTCCGAGGTGGAGAGTCGGGTGAAGGGGCTTAATCGGGGGGCGGATGATTATATCCCTAAACCCTTTGATTTTGCCGAGCTCCTGGCCCGATTAACCGCAGTCATCAGAAGAAATAAGGGCCAGCCCGCTTCCACTGTGCAGGTGGCGGATCTTTGCCTTGATCTGAATGCCAAAACAGCCTCCAGAGCTGGAAAGGAAATAACGCTTTCTGCTAAGGAATATGCGGTGCTGGAATATCTGGTGCTGAATAAGGGCCGGGTTATCAGCAGGACCGAGTTTTCCGAGCATGTCTATGACGGGGACTTTGATCTGGACAGCAATATTATCGATGTCTACATCAATAAGCTCCGCAACAAGGTGGATAAGGGTTTTGAGCAGAAGTTAATCCTGACCAAGCGGGGCGTAGGGTATTATATTCCAAAGGAGGAGTAG
- a CDS encoding type II CAAX endopeptidase family protein, producing MEAQESQSTEPEDLPQAQPPSPRLKAGPVLAVFALYFTIQVLTGFVVGVVAALIAATQGANLKDPQTVAQITQQATPLSVLTAVLFAGIITLFLSARYFSQAIKDRSLTGAAWVIGPPRSILMAFGAGILIALACLFISPLMCPPPDKDAIGPFTKMATTPGFQRIIVLIIALLLAPPIEELLFRGLIFGGFSRSFGPTSSVIITTVLFAGSHVTEAIYFWPAFVFIALMALAALWFRVKTRSIGPSIALHFSYNFILIGTTFLTS from the coding sequence GTGGAAGCGCAAGAAAGCCAAAGCACAGAACCTGAAGATCTCCCCCAAGCCCAGCCACCCTCCCCTCGCCTTAAGGCCGGGCCAGTCCTTGCTGTTTTTGCCTTGTATTTCACAATACAGGTCCTGACAGGTTTCGTTGTTGGGGTTGTAGCTGCTCTCATCGCAGCCACACAGGGCGCAAATCTGAAAGACCCGCAGACCGTCGCCCAAATCACGCAGCAGGCTACCCCTCTGTCCGTCCTCACAGCTGTTCTCTTTGCTGGTATCATCACCCTCTTCCTCTCAGCCCGCTACTTCTCCCAAGCAATAAAGGACAGAAGCCTGACTGGTGCAGCCTGGGTCATCGGGCCGCCGAGATCCATCCTCATGGCCTTTGGGGCTGGCATACTCATCGCACTTGCCTGCCTCTTTATCTCCCCACTCATGTGTCCACCACCGGATAAAGATGCTATTGGCCCATTTACAAAGATGGCGACAACGCCGGGCTTCCAACGCATTATCGTGCTTATTATTGCTCTGCTTTTAGCCCCTCCAATTGAAGAACTCCTTTTTCGAGGCCTGATCTTTGGCGGATTCTCTCGTTCCTTTGGTCCAACCAGCTCAGTCATTATAACCACTGTGCTTTTTGCAGGCTCCCATGTCACGGAGGCAATCTATTTTTGGCCCGCCTTTGTCTTTATTGCCCTTATGGCATTAGCAGCCCTCTGGTTTAGGGTCAAAACAAGATCAATTGGACCCTCCATAGCACTCCATTTTTCTTATAATTTTATCCTCATAGGAACCACTTTTCTTACGTCTTAA
- a CDS encoding ISNCY family transposase, with amino-acid sequence MKDAALGAFSMFFNQSPSFLSHQRAMQQAHGHNNAQSLFGITQIMSDNQTRNLLDTLTSDNFYPIFSETFDRLESAGHLDRYRVLDEYLLVPIDGTEFFRSSKIHCENCSVARNSNGTVSYSHKVLTPVVAAPDNNKVIALEPEFVTPQDGSAKQDCELNAAKRWIERNSSLSARKVIILGDDLFSRGPFCNLLSAHSFRFILICKPSSHTTLYQYVAELEKKDGITVSSQRKWNGKFHELHTYRYANDLPLKQGDDAPSVNWVELTVINTKTQEVLYKNSFITDFKIDRTNVQSIVQAGRTRWKVENENNNILKTKGYHLEHNFGHGNKFLSNTLLTLNLVAFLAHTFLELVDTKYKAVRSVLSVRKTFFNDLKALTRYLFFNSWSQLIDFMFKQLEIKNLST; translated from the coding sequence ATGAAGGATGCGGCGTTAGGTGCGTTTTCCATGTTTTTCAACCAATCCCCATCATTCTTATCTCATCAGCGGGCAATGCAGCAGGCTCACGGGCATAATAATGCTCAAAGTTTGTTCGGAATAACACAGATCATGTCGGACAATCAGACCCGCAATCTTCTTGACACCCTTACTTCTGATAATTTTTATCCAATTTTTTCAGAAACTTTTGATCGGCTTGAAAGTGCTGGACACTTGGATCGTTATAGAGTGCTGGATGAATATTTGTTGGTTCCGATAGATGGTACAGAATTTTTTCGTTCCTCCAAAATACATTGTGAAAACTGTTCCGTTGCTCGTAACTCCAACGGAACGGTAAGTTATTCCCATAAGGTTCTTACCCCGGTGGTAGCTGCACCGGACAACAACAAGGTCATCGCTCTGGAACCAGAATTCGTCACCCCTCAGGATGGTTCAGCAAAACAGGATTGCGAGTTGAATGCTGCTAAGCGCTGGATTGAACGGAACTCTTCTTTATCGGCTCGAAAAGTTATCATCCTGGGAGACGATTTGTTTTCCAGAGGGCCGTTTTGCAACTTATTATCGGCACACAGTTTTCGTTTTATCCTGATTTGCAAACCCTCCTCACATACGACCCTTTATCAGTATGTTGCCGAACTTGAAAAGAAAGATGGTATTACAGTAAGTTCTCAAAGAAAATGGAACGGAAAATTTCACGAGCTTCATACTTATCGTTATGCTAATGACTTACCCCTCAAGCAGGGGGATGACGCTCCTTCTGTCAATTGGGTTGAGTTGACCGTCATTAACACCAAAACACAAGAGGTTCTGTATAAAAATTCTTTTATCACTGATTTTAAAATAGACAGAACCAATGTTCAATCTATAGTACAAGCCGGAAGAACTCGATGGAAGGTGGAAAATGAAAATAATAATATCCTGAAAACAAAAGGCTACCATTTAGAGCATAATTTCGGGCATGGCAATAAATTTCTCTCGAACACCTTACTGACTCTCAATCTGGTCGCATTTTTAGCTCACACATTCCTGGAGCTTGTTGATACAAAATACAAAGCCGTCAGATCGGTCTTGTCTGTCCGAAAGACCTTTTTTAATGACCTGAAAGCATTAACCAGATATTTATTTTTTAACAGTTGGTCTCAGCTGATAGACTTTATGTTTAAACAGCTTGAAATTAAAAATCTATCGACCTGA
- a CDS encoding cold-shock protein, whose amino-acid sequence MAEGTVKWFNDAKGFGFIEQDGGPDVFVHHSAIQAEGFKSLQEGARVSFDVVDGQKGLAAENVVQQ is encoded by the coding sequence ATGGCAGAAGGTACAGTAAAATGGTTTAACGATGCCAAAGGATTCGGGTTCATTGAGCAGGATGGAGGTCCTGATGTCTTTGTTCATCATTCCGCAATTCAGGCTGAAGGGTTCAAATCCTTGCAGGAAGGAGCTCGGGTGAGTTTTGATGTCGTTGACGGACAAAAAGGACTGGCTGCCGAGAATGTTGTTCAGCAGTAA
- a CDS encoding DEAD/DEAH box helicase, giving the protein MIKQFLIKAGRKLKRLAGSGAKKKQESSRSELDALQKTEQHAQSPGKESGKGPDKAGGLQGGKRRGDQTRPPRKPRPKKPRWNLEQFPVDPVEGKIRFHDFSLPLGLMHAIADLDFKYCTPIQEKALPDAMAGKDIIGRAGTGTGKSAVFLIAVFARLLSENRQARQSGEKMPRRKPGCPRALIIAPTRELVMQIAKDGNALGKYTPLRIMAVYGGTDYQKQEQKLGERPIDVMVATPGRLLDYASKSIIDLRQTQIMVIDEADRMLDMGFIPDVRRIIYKTPPKEQRQTMLFSATLTEEVKHLASQWCVKPISIESAPEQVAVDTVRQVVYTVTSDEKYSVLYNLIKNQDHERIMVFTNMKTEAARLNDRLRRNGINAILLTGDVPQKKRMSRLENFRGSEHGVMIATDVAGRGIHIDGISHVVNYALPYEPEDYVHRIGRTGRAGESGIAISFACEEGAFQLPDIEEYVGKSLSCTLPKEELLVKPPKGSEKSPGHGDRRKPRPRRR; this is encoded by the coding sequence ATGATAAAACAATTCCTTATAAAGGCTGGTCGCAAACTGAAGCGGTTGGCAGGATCAGGCGCGAAGAAGAAACAAGAAAGTTCCCGCTCCGAGCTGGATGCGCTGCAAAAAACAGAGCAGCACGCTCAGTCTCCAGGCAAAGAATCCGGCAAAGGACCTGATAAAGCAGGGGGGCTGCAAGGAGGCAAAAGGCGAGGCGATCAGACTCGGCCTCCCCGAAAACCTCGACCCAAAAAGCCGCGCTGGAACTTGGAACAGTTTCCTGTGGATCCGGTGGAAGGGAAGATTCGTTTTCATGATTTCTCTTTGCCTCTTGGCCTGATGCATGCCATTGCAGATCTTGATTTTAAGTACTGCACCCCGATCCAGGAAAAAGCCTTACCTGATGCGATGGCAGGCAAGGATATTATCGGCAGGGCAGGGACCGGAACCGGCAAGAGTGCGGTTTTTTTGATTGCTGTTTTTGCCCGGCTGCTCAGTGAAAACAGACAGGCTCGCCAGTCAGGAGAGAAAATGCCTCGACGGAAGCCTGGATGTCCCCGTGCTTTGATTATCGCGCCGACCAGAGAGCTGGTCATGCAGATCGCTAAGGACGGGAATGCCTTGGGTAAGTACACTCCCTTGCGCATCATGGCGGTGTATGGCGGAACGGATTACCAAAAGCAGGAACAGAAACTGGGCGAGCGTCCTATTGACGTTATGGTGGCTACACCGGGTCGTCTGCTGGATTATGCCTCAAAAAGCATTATTGATCTTCGTCAGACCCAAATCATGGTTATTGATGAGGCGGACAGGATGCTGGACATGGGATTTATCCCGGATGTCCGGAGGATTATCTATAAGACGCCACCCAAAGAGCAACGTCAGACCATGCTCTTTTCTGCAACCCTGACCGAAGAGGTCAAGCATCTGGCCTCGCAATGGTGCGTGAAACCGATCTCCATTGAGAGTGCCCCTGAACAGGTGGCTGTGGATACGGTGCGCCAGGTGGTCTATACAGTGACCAGTGATGAGAAGTATTCAGTGCTCTATAACCTGATCAAAAACCAGGATCATGAGCGGATCATGGTTTTTACTAACATGAAAACCGAGGCAGCCCGCCTGAATGATCGGTTGCGACGGAATGGGATCAATGCTATTCTACTCACCGGAGATGTTCCCCAAAAAAAACGGATGAGCCGGCTGGAGAATTTTCGTGGCAGCGAGCATGGGGTAATGATAGCCACTGATGTGGCCGGGCGTGGTATCCATATTGACGGTATCAGTCATGTGGTGAACTATGCCTTACCCTATGAGCCGGAAGATTACGTGCATCGGATCGGCAGAACCGGCCGGGCCGGGGAAAGCGGTATCGCCATCAGCTTTGCCTGCGAAGAAGGGGCTTTTCAGCTGCCTGATATAGAAGAATATGTCGGGAAGTCCTTGTCCTGCACTTTGCCGAAAGAAGAGCTGCTGGTGAAACCACCCAAGGGGAGCGAGAAGAGTCCCGGTCATGGTGATAGGCGTAAGCCTCGGCCAAGAAGGCGGTAA